In Myxocyprinus asiaticus isolate MX2 ecotype Aquarium Trade chromosome 8, UBuf_Myxa_2, whole genome shotgun sequence, a single genomic region encodes these proteins:
- the spink4 gene encoding serine peptidase inhibitor, Kazal type 4: MSTRVLLFCLLLLLTSGAQGLSGSNRKPVCSEMAEILACPMNLAPVCGSDGNTYANECLLCVERLRTKSEILIMRDGDC; the protein is encoded by the exons ATGTCTACAAGAGTGCTTCTGTTCTGCTTGCTTCTGCTGCTCACGTCAG GAGCGCAAGGCTTATCAGGCTCAAACCGAAAG cCTGTGTGTTCTGAGATGGCAGAGATCCTGGCGTGTCCAATGAACCTTGCACCTGTGTGCGGTAGTGACGGAAACACCTATGCCAACGAATGCTTGCTGTGTGTGGAAAGACT GAGAACCAAATCAGAAATTTTAATCATGAGAGATGGCGACTGTTGA